The following proteins are encoded in a genomic region of Populus trichocarpa isolate Nisqually-1 chromosome 13, P.trichocarpa_v4.1, whole genome shotgun sequence:
- the LOC7487691 gene encoding protein EIN4 has translation MLRALAPRFLLISYLVILVSASDNDFVNCNCDDEGFWSIHNILECQRVSDFLIAVAYFSIPIELLYFVSCSNFPFKWVLLQFIAFIVLCGLTHLLNAWTYYGPHSFQLILSLTIAKFLTALVSCATAITLLTLIPLLLKWKVRELFLKQNVLELDQEVGMMKKQKEASWHVRMLTQEIRKSLDKHMILYTTLVELSKTLDLQNCAVWMPNENRKEFHLTHELKTNSKNYPLSISVNDPDVLEIQGSKGVKVLRPDSALAASSGGGSEESGAVAAIRMPMLQVSNFKGGTPELVDTCYAILVLVLPSMSSRGWSYEEMEIVEVVADQVAVALSHAAVLEESRVMRDKLSEQNHALQQARKNALMASLARNSFQKVMSHGLRRPMHSILGLLSMYQNENMGFEQRIVIDTLVKTSNVLSTLINDVMEISAEDTGRFPLEMRPFRLHSMIKEASCLAKCLCVYKGFGFELDVQSSLPDLVIGDERRAFQVILHMIGYLLNIYDGGGNVIFQVSSENGNEGKTDRMLGMWKPNAPDEFVCIKFDMEISEGSSLSDVASSTTNSSGKRQNSAGVKEGLSFSMCKRLVQMMQGNIWISLNPLGFAQGMTLVLWFQIRPSYGRAIFAPGTSSEQPNSNSQFRGLRVVLADDDHVNRTVTKKLLEKLGCEVTAVSSGFECLSALSSAENSFILVVLDLQMPEMDGFEVATRIRKFRSRNWPLIIAVTASAEDNVWERCLQMGMNGVIRKPVLLQGMADELRRVLQRAGEGL, from the exons ATGTTAAGAGCATTAGCTCCTAGATTCTTGTTGATTTCATATCTAGTGATCTTGGTCTCTGCCAGTGACAATGACTTTGTAAATTGTAATTGCGATGATGAGGGTTTTTGGAGTATACACAACATTCTAGAATGTCAGAGAGTGAGTGATTTTCTGATTGCAGTTGCCTATTTTTCGATACCAATTGAACTTCTTTACTTTGTTAGCTGCTCCAACTTTCCTTTCAAATGGGTCCTTCTTCAGTTTATAGCGTTCATAGTCCTTTGTGGACTGACGCATTTGCTCAATGCATGGACTTATTATGGACCGCACTCATTCCAGCTGATACTGTCCCTCACCATTGCCAAGTTCCTCACAGCATTAGTTTCATGTGCAACTGCCATAACCCTTTTAACTTTGATTCCACTTCTTCTCAAATGGAAAGTGAGGGAGCTTTTCTTAAAGCAAAATGTGTTGGAATTAGATCAAGAGGTTGGGATGATGAAGAAGCAAAAGGAAGCCAGTTGGCATGTTAGAATGCTAACCCAAGAAATTAGGAAGTCGCTTGACAAGCATATGATATTGTATACCACTCTAGTTGAGCTTTCTAAGACTTTAGACTTGCAAAATTGTGCTGTATGGATGCCAAACGAGAATAGAAAGGAGTTCCATCTCACCCATGAGCTGAAaactaattcaaaaaattatcctCTTTCTATCTCTGTTAATGACCCGGATGTGTTAGAAATACAAGGTAGCAAGGGGGTCAAGGTTTTGAGGCCTGATTCGGCACTTGCGGCTTCAAGTGGTGGAGGTTCAGAGGAGTCAGGTGCTGTCGCAGCAATCCGGATGCCAATGCTACaggtttcaaatttcaaaggGGGGACACCTGAATTAGTGGATACTTGTTATGCTATACTGGTTTTGGTTCTTCCAAGTATGAGTTCTAGAGGTTGGAGCTATGAGGAAATGGAAATAGTGGAAGTAGTTGCTGATCAGGTAGCTGTGGCTTTGTCTCATGCAGCAGTTCTAGAAGAATCACGAGTAATGAGAGACAAGCTTAGTGAGCAGAATCATGCGTTGCAACAGGCTAGGAAGAATGCACTGATGGCGAGCCTGGCAAGGAACTCATTTCAAAAAGTGATGAGCCATGGGTTGAGGAGACCGATGCACTCAATCTTGGGCCTGCTTTCTATGTACCAAAATGAGAATATGGGATTCGAGCAAAGGATTGTTATTGACACATTGGTGAAAACCAGCAACGTTCTTTCAACTTTGATTAATGATGTGATGGAAATTTCAGCAGAAGATACTGGAAGGTTCCCTTTAGAGATGAGGCCCTTTCGTCTACACTCCATGATCAAGGAAGCTTCTTGCCTTGCCAAGTGCTTGTGTGTGTATAAAGGTTTTGGGTTTGAACTTGATGTTCAGAGTTCTTTGCCTGATTTAGTGATAGGAGATGAAAGAAGGGCCTTTCAAGTTATTTTACACATGATTGGATATCTATTAAACATCTATGATGGTGGGGGAAATGTTATATTTCAGGTTTCTTCAGAGAATGGTAATGAGGGCAAGACAGATAGAATGTTGGGGATGTGGAAACCAAATGCTCCAGATGAATTTGTATGTATAAAGTTTGACATGGAGATCAGTGAGGGAAGTTCTCTCTCAGATGTAGCTAGCTCAACGACAAACTCTTCTGGTAAAAGGCAAAACAGTGCTGGAGTTAAGGAGGGCCTGAGCTTCAGCATGTGCAAAAGGCTTGTACAG ATGATGCAAGGTAATATCTGGATATCTTTGAACCCTCTGGGTTTTGCACAAGGCATGACTCTGGTTCTCTGGTTTCAAATTCGGCCATCTTATGGAAGAGCCATATTTGCCCCGGGAACTTCCTCAGAACAACCAAATTCCAATTCTCAGTTCAGAGGCCTTCGTGTTGTACTTGCTGATGATGATCATGTAAATAGGACTGTGACCAAGAAGCTACTTGAGAAGTTAGGCTGTGAAGTGACTGCCGTTTCATCTGGGTTTGAATGCCTTAGTGCTCTTAGCTCTGCTGAAAACTCTTTCATACTAGTTGTTTTGGATCTTCAAATGCCAGAAATGGATGGTTTCGAAGTGGCAACACGAATCCGGAAGTTTCGAAGTCGTAATTGGCCATTGATTATAGCTGTGACTGCCAGTGCTGAGGATAATGTTTGGGAGAGATGCCTACAGATGGGAATGAATGGAGTGATTCGAAAACCTGTTCTCTTACAAGGGATGGCAGATGAGCTTCGAAGAGTTCTGCAGAGGGCTGGTGAAGGGTTGTGA
- the LOC7487692 gene encoding uncharacterized protein LOC7487692 isoform X1, protein MSAEAEAEAEAEYFSKDFEWETLRQEIEDNPSYQYHLLPFTCTPPSQQQEIQVSEDSKAWKRFHLRHSSGKFFKERRYLLKEFPELVSCKEFSKVLEVGCGNGSSAIPILRGNKDIIVYACDCSSETLERAKEIVHSTNIFAVQNRFHPFFCDFAFTGFPKWLVCDSCVESFSLKQQEYSSDVKEGGVADKSGSYLSRECGCCIGGVDFVSLIFTLSAVPQKKMSSAIMECFSVLKPGGLLLFRDYGLYDMTMLRFEQEKRVGFREYMRSDGTRSYFFCLDTVRDLFVGVGFIELELEYCCVKSVNRRKGKSMQRVWVHGKFQKPA, encoded by the exons ATGAgtgcagaagcagaagcagaagcagaagcagagtACTTCTCCAAAGACTTTGAATGGGAAACACTAAGACAAGAAATAGAAGATAACCCTTCTTATCAATACCACTTACTCCCTTTCACTTGTACTCCTCCTTCACAACAACAAGAAATTCAAGTAAGTGAAGATTCAAAAGCATGGAAAAGGTTCCATCTTCGCCATTCCTCTGGCAAATTCTTCAAG GAGAGAAGGTATTTGTTGAAGGAATTCCCTGAGTTGGTTTCCTGTAAAGAGTTTTCGAAGGTTTTGGAAGTTGGCTGTGGCAATGGCAGTTCTGCTATTCCTATCTTACG tgGCAACAAGGACATTATCGTATATGCTTGTGATTGTAGCAGTGAGACTCTTGAGAGGGCTAAAGAGATTGTTCATTCCACTAATATATTCGCAGTCCAAAATCGTTTCCACCCATTCTTCTGTGACTTTGCTTTTACTGGGTTCCCGAAATGGTTGGTTTGTGATTCTTGTGTAGAAAGTTTTTCACTGAAACAGCAAGAATACTCCTCAG ATGTTAAAGAGGGTGGTGTGGCAGATAAGAGTGGTTCATATTTGTCAAGAGAATGTGGCTGTTGCATTGGTGGGGTTGATTTTGTTAGCTtg ATATTCACACTATCAGCGGTgccccaaaaaaaaatgtccTCAGCTATCATGGAGTGCTTTTCTGTCCTGAAGCCTGGTGGCCTGCTACTTTTCAGGGATTATG GGCTCTATGACATGACTATGCTGCGGTTTGAGCAAGAAAAGAGAGTGGGGTTCCGTGAGTACATGCGATCAGATGGAACTCGTTCTTATTTCTTCTGTTTGGATACGGTCAGGGATCTTTTTGTGGGTGTAGGCTTCATTGAG CTTGAGCTTGAGTATTGTTGCGTCAAGTCTGTGAATCGCCGTAAAGGGAAGAGCATGCAGAGGGTGTGGGTTCATGGGAAGTTCCAAAAGCCCGCATAA
- the LOC7487692 gene encoding uncharacterized protein LOC7487692 isoform X2, which produces MEKVPSSPFLWQILQVQERRYLLKEFPELVSCKEFSKVLEVGCGNGSSAIPILRGNKDIIVYACDCSSETLERAKEIVHSTNIFAVQNRFHPFFCDFAFTGFPKWLVCDSCVESFSLKQQEYSSDVKEGGVADKSGSYLSRECGCCIGGVDFVSLIFTLSAVPQKKMSSAIMECFSVLKPGGLLLFRDYGLYDMTMLRFEQEKRVGFREYMRSDGTRSYFFCLDTVRDLFVGVGFIELELEYCCVKSVNRRKGKSMQRVWVHGKFQKPA; this is translated from the exons ATGGAAAAGGTTCCATCTTCGCCATTCCTCTGGCAAATTCTTCAAG TGCAGGAGAGAAGGTATTTGTTGAAGGAATTCCCTGAGTTGGTTTCCTGTAAAGAGTTTTCGAAGGTTTTGGAAGTTGGCTGTGGCAATGGCAGTTCTGCTATTCCTATCTTACG tgGCAACAAGGACATTATCGTATATGCTTGTGATTGTAGCAGTGAGACTCTTGAGAGGGCTAAAGAGATTGTTCATTCCACTAATATATTCGCAGTCCAAAATCGTTTCCACCCATTCTTCTGTGACTTTGCTTTTACTGGGTTCCCGAAATGGTTGGTTTGTGATTCTTGTGTAGAAAGTTTTTCACTGAAACAGCAAGAATACTCCTCAG ATGTTAAAGAGGGTGGTGTGGCAGATAAGAGTGGTTCATATTTGTCAAGAGAATGTGGCTGTTGCATTGGTGGGGTTGATTTTGTTAGCTtg ATATTCACACTATCAGCGGTgccccaaaaaaaaatgtccTCAGCTATCATGGAGTGCTTTTCTGTCCTGAAGCCTGGTGGCCTGCTACTTTTCAGGGATTATG GGCTCTATGACATGACTATGCTGCGGTTTGAGCAAGAAAAGAGAGTGGGGTTCCGTGAGTACATGCGATCAGATGGAACTCGTTCTTATTTCTTCTGTTTGGATACGGTCAGGGATCTTTTTGTGGGTGTAGGCTTCATTGAG CTTGAGCTTGAGTATTGTTGCGTCAAGTCTGTGAATCGCCGTAAAGGGAAGAGCATGCAGAGGGTGTGGGTTCATGGGAAGTTCCAAAAGCCCGCATAA